In Vigna unguiculata cultivar IT97K-499-35 chromosome 3, ASM411807v1, whole genome shotgun sequence, a single genomic region encodes these proteins:
- the LOC114176986 gene encoding transcription factor bHLH18-like: MTSMEESWTSWLCDMEPDDYSFIGQSDIKVEDVNGSLASPCDIATALEENPQSSFSTESHSESGIEERPLKLLKTCTSNSAKTDQLSQMKASIPCSYILSFDNTNPPTTKVESAIKPETKVANRGISLPSKNEPKRVTQESKKTGSSARSSHHTQDHIIAERMRREKISQQFIALSSLIPDLKKMDKVSVLVEAIRYVKELKEKVKVMEEQGKRKRQEPVTRGKKAQEDEDVSDTSSNSCEFGNSEDPSSKINLLLPEVEARVSKRNVLIRILCEKEKVVLANIFREIEKLHLSVINSSALSFGSSVLDTTIVAEMEDEFNMSVKELAGNLRVRLMQFM, from the exons GAGCCAGATGATTACAGTTTCATCGGTCAATCAGACATAAAGGTGGAGGATGTGAATGGAAGTTTAGCATCTCCATGTGATATAGCCACTGCATTAGAAGAGAACCCGCAGAGCTCATTTTCCACTGAGAGTCACTCTGAGAGTGGCATAGAAGAGAGGCCTTTGAAGTTGCTCAAGACATGCACTTCAAACTCTGCCAAAACAGACCAACTCTCACAAATGAAAGCTTCCATACCCTGCTCCTATATTCTTTCCTTTGACAACACCAATCCACCAACAACAAAGGTTGAATCGGCTATAAAGCCAGAAACCAAGGTTGCGAATCGTGGGATATCTCTGCCTTCGAAGAATGAACCAAAACGTGTTACTCAGGAGAGCAAGAAAACGGGCTCATCAGCCAGATCTTCTCATCACACACAAGATCACATAATCGCGGAGAGAATGAGGAGAGAAAAGATTAGCCAGCAGTTCATAGCCCTCTCATCCCTTATTCCAGACCTCAAAAAg ATGGACAAGGTGTCTGTATTGGTGGAAGCTATAAGGTACGTGAAGGAGCTGAAGGAAAAAGTGAAAGTGATGGAGGAACAGGGCAAAAGGAAAAGGCAGGAACCGGTGACGCGTGGGAAGAAAGCTCAGGAGGACGAGGATGTCTCAGACACTTCATCAAATTCCTGTGAGTTCGGAAATTCTGAAGATCCCTCAtccaaaataaatcttttacTGCCAGAAGTCGAAGCAAGGGTGTCAAAGAGGAACGTGCTGATTCGAATCCTCTGCGAGAAAGAAAAGGTAGTGCTGGCCAACATTTTTAGAGAGATAGAGAAACTTCATCTCTCAGTCATCAATAGCAGCGCCTTATCTTTCGGTTCCTCTGTTCTCGACACAACCATCGTGGCCGAG ATGGAGGATGAATTCAACATGAGCGTGAAGGAACTGGCAGGAAATCTGAGAGTACGACTGATGCAGTTTATGTAG